From Phalacrocorax carbo chromosome 6, bPhaCar2.1, whole genome shotgun sequence, a single genomic window includes:
- the LOC104044107 gene encoding protein FAM163A: MTAGTVVITGGILATVILLCIIAVLCYCRLQYYCCKKDDSDEEEEEEEEEEEPDLPMHSHLGTCNACNSRMVDGQGSPAPAPSELNQHGAHNYCPTCSPYGSPFYIRTADMVRNGGERVTYTPACYKEMGPPINMATLQSYPVSRHSLLRESFPNPRAISTEV, translated from the exons ATGACAGCGGGAACTGTTGTTATCACCGGGGGAATCCTAGCGACGGTGATCCTACTGTGCATCATTGCCGTGCTCTGCTACTGTAGGCTACAG TATTATTGCTGCAAGAAAGATGACTCcgatgaggaagaggaggaggaggaggaagaggaagagccTGACCTTCCCATGCACTCGCACCTCGGCACATGCAATGCCTGCAACTCCCGCATGGTGGatggccagggcagccccgcgcccgcccccaGCGAGCTCAACCAGCACGGGGCTCACAACTACTGCCCGACCTGCTCCCCCTACGGCTCCCCCTTTTACATCCGGACTGCCGACATGGTGCGCAACGGGGGCGAGAGGGTCACCTACACCCCCGCGTGCTACAAGGAGATGGGGCCGCCCATCAACATGGCCACCCTGCAAAGCTACCCGGTGAGCCGCCACAGCCTCCTCCGGGAGAGCTTCCCGAACCCGCGGGCTATCAGCACGGAGGTGTAG